GTGGAGGCTCACGTCGTTGGTCGAGGCCTCGGCGTCGAACCATTTCTTAGCGAGCTGGTCCTCGGTGATGTCCGTGCAGGCGGTCAGGTAGTCGATCGCCTTGAAGACCTTCTTCCGATCGGCCCAGAAGGCGAGGCCGAACGAGGTGTTCACGGAGGTCTTGTAGCCGGCGGCGATCCCGAAGGAGTGGATCGAGACGCGATCGTGGTAGCTCCGGATCAGCTGATCGCTCTCCGCGAAGGACGAAGCGTCTCCCCGCGTCTTTCCGGTGACCACCGGCTTCGTTCCGCCCTTGGGCGGGTATCCGAAGAGATGCCCTCCGATGTCGTGGTCGTAGACGGCCGCCTCGAGTAGGGCGAAGCTGAAGCCTCCGGCGTCGGGGAGCCGGAGACCGACCAGACTGAAGTTCCCCCGATCTTGGAACCGTAAAGAGTTGCGACCGCCGTCCGTCTCGAATTCGGGACCGTGGACGAAGGTCCCCTCGAGAGTGAACTCGAGGCTCGGGCTCCAGGGGATGAGGGCCGGGTTGTGATAGGCCGAGCTCGCGCCGGAAGGAAGCGCGACGTGGCCTCCTCCCATCCCCGAGTAGCGGACGCCGATCGGCAGGAACTCCGACTGGAGGAACCGCCCGTCCGCATGCGCGGCGGAATCGAGGAGGGCCGCCGCGAGGAGAAGGACAAGTGAGACGATCCGCATGACCCGAGAGCCCCCTTCCTCATACGAGAACGACCGCGCGCGTTTCCCGCGAGGCGCCTCCGCCGGCGTTCTCCCCGCGAACGAGGACACTATAGGAAGGGGGTCCGTCGCTTGTCAACCCGACCGGATGCGCGCAGGCGCAGCCGAAGCATACCTGGTACAGACTCACAGACTCGCCTTGACGGTTCGGCCGAGTGATGTTAGCTTAGCTTGACCGTTTCGAACGTCGTGAAAAGGAGAGAGTGCGAATGCCTCATCACAAGTCGCCGAAGAAGAGAATGCGATCGGACAAGAAGCGGAACCTCGCCAACCGTTCCGCCCGTTCGGCCGTCCGCTCGCTGACCCGAAAGATGCGCGAGGCGGAGAAGCCCGCGGAAGCGGAAGCGGCCGCCGCGCAGCTGATCCCCCGCCTCGACAAGGCCGCGAAGAAGCATCTCCTTCATAAGAACCAGGTGGCGCGCCGGAAGTCGAGGACGATGAAGCGCGTGAACCGCATGAAGGCCGAGGCGGGCGCGGCGGAGAAATCGTAGCCGAAGAAGCACTTCGCTCCGGCCTGATCGGCTACTTCCGGTCCGGCGCCTCTCGCAGCCTCTCCTCGAGGCGCCGGAGCACCTCCTCGACCAGGAGATCCTCCCCCGGCGAGCCCTCGGCGGGCTTCTCGGTGCAGGTCTTGCATCCGCCGCATCCTTCCGCGCGCGCGGGAGGCGCCGGACGCATCCCGAGGAGCTTCGCCACCTCGGTCCGTTCGAGCGGCTCGACGCGGCCGAGAAGCCGCGCCGTGAAGAGCGTCCGCGCGAAGCTCTCGATCATCTCCATCCGGTGGAAGGCCTGCCAGATCTCCTCG
This region of Candidatus Eisenbacteria bacterium genomic DNA includes:
- the rpsT gene encoding 30S ribosomal protein S20 is translated as MPHHKSPKKRMRSDKKRNLANRSARSAVRSLTRKMREAEKPAEAEAAAAQLIPRLDKAAKKHLLHKNQVARRKSRTMKRVNRMKAEAGAAEKS